DNA from Hwangdonia lutea:
TTTCTGTTGGTCAATTTACAAGTCAATCCTTTTTTAAGACTTGACATTTCATTTTCGCATAAATCACAATGTTTTGCTTGGTTCATTTTATTCCAATCCTTTAATCACTTGTAAGATTCTTCGATTTGTAATTCCAATGTTTTTTAAATCTTCACAGAACTTTAAAAACAGAGTTTGGAATTCAGATTGTAATTTGTCGTTTCCACAATAAAATTCACATAATGCTTCAGCTCCACCAAAAAGTTCATTAGTCAATAAATGTTTTTTGAAAAGTTTAGAATCTTTATTCATTGCAGATTCTAAAACATTTGTCAATTCTTGTTGTCCGACACTTGTTCCAATTTCTGTTAGAATGTTCTTCAATTCAGCCACACTTTTGGTTAGCGACTCAATGTTTTCTTCAGAAAAGTTTAGGTATTTATTTCTTGTAAATATATTCATCTAAAATGCACCACAATGGCACGCAGATAAGCGTCGTTATTTAATGCCTTATACTTGACGGTAAACGAATTTATCGATTTTTTCTTACTAAGTCAAGTTTAGTTATTTTCTCTCATACGTTAAAAACGAAAACTCGTGCTCGTGGTTTGCATCTTTTGTATGAAAGGTGTTGGCGGTTTCTTTCCAAACCGAGGGATCTATTTTTGGAAAAAACGTATCGGCTTCAAAACTTTCGTGAACACGTGTTAACTCAATTTTATCGGCAAAGGCCATAGCCTGTTTGTAAATTTCACCACCGCCAATTATAAAGGGTTGCGCATCGTTTTTTACGGCATCAATAGCAGCTTCCAAAGAATTTACCAGAATAACGCCATGAGGAACATGATAGTCTTGTTGTCTTGAAATCACCACATGCGTTCGGTTTGGTAATGGTTTAGGGAAGCTCTCAAACGTTTTGCGCCCCATAATAATATGGTGCCCATTGGTTAAGGTTTTAAAGCGTTTTAAGTCGTCGCTTAAATGCCAAATGAGTTTATTGCCTTTTCCAATAGCATCATTTTCCGCGGCAGCGACAATTATAGTCAATTCAGATTTCTTGTTTTTACCGTTTAAGGTTTCATTGTAAACCTCGCTTTCGGCAATATGAGGTGCTTCTTTTTTTAGTTCGGTTTTTATTTTCTCTATTCTGTTTTGTTGCAGCGTTACCAATTTCTCCAATTGGTTTCGCTCCCAATCTTTCCCCATAAATTTATGGGTGATAAATACGTTAAAAACATGATAGAGCAAAAAGAAAAGCCACAATAAAATGGCAAATAAAAACCATTCTTTGCCAAACAAAGTAAAATCTTTACCAATGTCCAAAACGGTATTGGCCGCAATTAAAAATACCGCGCCAATTAAAAACACAACAAAATGGACGTATAAGCGTTTTTTTTGTTTAATGCGTTTTTGAGCATTTTCAATAAGCTCTAATTGGTCTGTATCTATCTGTGGTTTTTGTTTTTTCTTTCCGAACATATCAACAATATAAGTGAATGTAAAGTTAAAACTTTTTGTAATATTAATTGTAATTTAATTCTTATTTGGTGTATTGCCGATAAAAAGCTAATGCCGCCTTAAAAACTAAAACGATTTCGTTTAAAAAGTGCTGTAATTTAGTTGAAAAAATAGCTGTGTTTCTTTGTCATTTTAGTAATTTATTAGTTAAAAACTGCTATTTCGTTAATTTATTTATAAGGCGTATTGATAAAACCATAATTATTTGACTTAAAGCATTTTAAATCATCGTTGATATGGAATTCTTTTATAAATTTGGCGCTCAAAATAGAACCTAAACTAAAAAAAATAAAATCATGGCTATTACAAAACAGTATTTAAAAAGTAAACCCGTTTGTAAAGTTACTTTTACAGTGCCAGCTGAAGAGGCTAAAAAAGTATCTGTAGTTGGAAGTTTTAACAATTGGGACGAGAAAGCAAATTCATTAAAAAAATTAAAGAACGGTACATTTAAAGGAACTTTAAACTTAGAGAAA
Protein-coding regions in this window:
- a CDS encoding isoamylase early set domain-containing protein → MAITKQYLKSKPVCKVTFTVPAEEAKKVSVVGSFNNWDEKANSLKKLKNGTFKGTLNLEKDNSYEFRYIIDGVYVNDEQADAFKSNEFASENGVLTV
- a CDS encoding dihydrofolate reductase translates to MFGKKKQKPQIDTDQLELIENAQKRIKQKKRLYVHFVVFLIGAVFLIAANTVLDIGKDFTLFGKEWFLFAILLWLFFLLYHVFNVFITHKFMGKDWERNQLEKLVTLQQNRIEKIKTELKKEAPHIAESEVYNETLNGKNKKSELTIIVAAAENDAIGKGNKLIWHLSDDLKRFKTLTNGHHIIMGRKTFESFPKPLPNRTHVVISRQQDYHVPHGVILVNSLEAAIDAVKNDAQPFIIGGGEIYKQAMAFADKIELTRVHESFEADTFFPKIDPSVWKETANTFHTKDANHEHEFSFLTYERK